Genomic DNA from Niallia circulans:
TTTTGTCAGCAGCCGCTGTTTGGGTATAAAGTGTCTTCCCAAACTCATCTGTTTCAGAACGGGCCGTTGTCTCTTCCCAGTTGCGCGTTAATTTGCCTCTCGCTAATGGACTCCATGGTATAACGCCGATTTTTTCTTCTTTGCATAGTGGAATCATCTCGCGCTCTTCTTCTCTATATAATAAATTAAGATGGTTTTGCATAGTAATAAATTTTGTCCAGCCGTTTTTCTCGGCGATATGCTGTGCCTTCAGAAATTGCCACGCATACATGGATGAAGCCCCGATATATCTGGCCTTCCCTGCTTTGACAATATCATGCAGCGCCTCCATTGTTTCTTCAATTGGTGTGTCATAATCCCAGCGGTGTATTTGGTAAAGGTCGACATAATCAGTACCTAGTCTTTTAAGACTGTTGTCGATTTCGCTCATGATCGCTTTGCGAGATAAACCAGCGCCATTCGGACCTTGATGCATTCGCCCATGCACTTTTGTCGCTAGAACTATTTCATCGCGGGCAGCAAAATCCTTTAATGCTCTCCCAACAATTTCTTCACTCGTTCCATCAGAATATACATTAGCTGTATCCAAAAAGTTGATACCAAGCTCTAGAGCTCTCTTAATAATCGGGCGGCTCTCTTCCTCATTTAACACCCAGCTGTGATTGCCTCTTTCTGGAACTCCAAAGCTCATACAGCCGAGACAAAGTCTTGAAACATCCATGCCTGTATTTCCTAATTTAACGTATTCCAAAATATGTCCACCTTCTTTCCAGGATTCAAGAATAAGTATAGTCCTATTCCTTCATTTGGACAAAGCATTTGGCTTTTTCATCCATTGAATTATTTTCCATTGACTTATAACTACTCATTTGACTTTGTAACCGTTTTCAATTATACTGTTTTTAGGTTGGATGACATCCGTGGTCATCATCGGTACCTAGCGCAGGTGGAGCTGGTGCTATTTTTATGCAATTTCTTGTAATCGATTCACAAGATACTAGGCAAAAGACAACTAGAAGTCTCTAGTTGTCTTTTCGCAAACCTTTAAGCATTATTAGCAATCGGTTTTCCAAATACAGGAAAACCACTCTCATCCCATGTAAATACTTGTGCACGGGCATGACGATCCGGATTATCAAGCGGATCTCCATCCATTTCTGTATATGGACGAGCATGATAGATAAGTACATCTTCTTGACCGTCTTCACTTACCGTAAAGCTGTTGTGTCCTGGACCAAATTGGCCGTTTTCCGGAGCACTTTTGAAAACAGGCTCTTTCGATTTAGTCCACGAGTAACCATCCAAAAGGTCAGCCTCTGTATCTGCCCAAAGCAGACCCATACAATAATTTCCGTCAGTTGCACTTGCAGAATAAGTAATGAAAATTTTATTATTGCGAATGATAACAGCTGGACCTTCATTTACGAGAAAACCGATTTTCTCCCACCCATATTCAGGGATTGTCAGCAACAGCTGCTTGCCTTTTAATGTCCAAGGGTTTTCCATTTCAGAAAGATACAGGTTTGAGTTACCAGGAATCGCAGGCTCCTTTTGTGCCCATACATAGTAAAGCTTATCGTTATGCTCAAACACGGTAGCATCAAGACAGAAGCTTTCCTGTTGAGTCCTCACTTGCCCTTTTTCCTCCCATTTACCTGTGAGCGGATTTTCAGCTCCACATTCAATTGCAAACATACGATGCTGGAAAATATGATTTTTCGGATGACTGCTTGGTGCAGCAGCAAAGTAAATATACCATTTGCCTTGCACGAAGTGAATTTCTGGTGCCCAGATTAGCTGACTTTGTGAACCTTCCGCATGCGCTCTCCAAACGGTCGCCTTTTCACTGTTTTCAAGGTCATTTAAACTTTTGGCTCTTCTTACTTCGATTTCCTGATAACCAGGTACGGAGCCTGTGAAATAATAATAGCCGTCAGTATGCTTATAAACCCATGGATCTGCACGTTGTAAAACTATTGGATTATTATATTTAGATGTTGTTTCAATCATCGTCATTATCTCCCTTTACATGTTTTCTTTGATTATTTCCTCTTTAATAGCTCCTTTTTTCATTAGTTCACCTGAGATAAATCTTTCAATGCAGATGATATAGATGCTAATGAAGCATAGCGGAAGAATAATGCTGAATTTATAAGCTGCTGCAAGCAGTACTAAGAAAAACAGCAGACTGAAAATACTCTGAACTGGCATAAGCAGCGGCAATGCCAACACTAATTTCGCTTTTTGCTTAAACGTACCTTCCGTATGTATGGCAACAGGGAATGTATAAACGATTGCAGCCAAAACATAAATCATGATAAAAAGGAGCGGATAATAGAGCACTGCCAGACCTATCGCCATTTGTTTGACAAGCTGCATATCAATCCACAGCACATACAGAATCGCTCCATAAATGAGGGCTAAGCCATTCATTTTCATAAAGCCTTTCTTATATGCAGTGAAAAAGCTTTTGGCGATTTGCAGATAGGACGGATAATCCGCTTTATATGCTTCCTCTTTTTGCAAATGGAATAATGCATAAGTCGCAGGAAACACTCCAAAAAAGCCAAGGCCGAGCACAACACCAGCAACCCAAAGCAGATTCAAGTAAATGATATTTACCGCTTTATCCAGATAAATCATGATTTTATTTGACCACGCCATATACTAAACCCTCTTTCCAAAAATTGTGTTTCCGTTTGGAGTTAATCCGGAGAACCCAATTCCTTGTTTATCTTCTTTCCAGTTTTTGCATGCGAAAATTATAAATGTCGTACCGCTTTTTTTATGAAGATATTGATGGTCTCCCACCGACTCGAACTCTTTCAAGTTACTTTCGTTTAGGTTAAAAAACTCACTTTCCTTAATCGAGGTTGTATCATCAAATGCGATGATTTCCCATTGCCCCAGCAAATCTTTGTCTGACAAGGAATTTGCATCCAGCTTTTCATAATGCTCAGGAGAAACAACAGGCCAGCCGTTATTCAACCAAAACATCTCGCGAATAAACGCAAAATGATAAGGAGAACGC
This window encodes:
- a CDS encoding family 43 glycosylhydrolase, producing MTMIETTSKYNNPIVLQRADPWVYKHTDGYYYFTGSVPGYQEIEVRRAKSLNDLENSEKATVWRAHAEGSQSQLIWAPEIHFVQGKWYIYFAAAPSSHPKNHIFQHRMFAIECGAENPLTGKWEEKGQVRTQQESFCLDATVFEHNDKLYYVWAQKEPAIPGNSNLYLSEMENPWTLKGKQLLLTIPEYGWEKIGFLVNEGPAVIIRNNKIFITYSASATDGNYCMGLLWADTEADLLDGYSWTKSKEPVFKSAPENGQFGPGHNSFTVSEDGQEDVLIYHARPYTEMDGDPLDNPDRHARAQVFTWDESGFPVFGKPIANNA
- a CDS encoding aldo/keto reductase, coding for MEYVKLGNTGMDVSRLCLGCMSFGVPERGNHSWVLNEEESRPIIKRALELGINFLDTANVYSDGTSEEIVGRALKDFAARDEIVLATKVHGRMHQGPNGAGLSRKAIMSEIDNSLKRLGTDYVDLYQIHRWDYDTPIEETMEALHDIVKAGKARYIGASSMYAWQFLKAQHIAEKNGWTKFITMQNHLNLLYREEEREMIPLCKEEKIGVIPWSPLARGKLTRNWEETTARSETDEFGKTLYTQTAAADKMIVERVAQIAEMHGVSRAQIALAWVLQKETVASPIIGSTKMSHLEDAVAALAVTLSQEEILHLEEPYIPHPVLGFK
- a CDS encoding YesL family protein, yielding MAWSNKIMIYLDKAVNIIYLNLLWVAGVVLGLGFFGVFPATYALFHLQKEEAYKADYPSYLQIAKSFFTAYKKGFMKMNGLALIYGAILYVLWIDMQLVKQMAIGLAVLYYPLLFIMIYVLAAIVYTFPVAIHTEGTFKQKAKLVLALPLLMPVQSIFSLLFFLVLLAAAYKFSIILPLCFISIYIICIERFISGELMKKGAIKEEIIKENM